One stretch of Phoenix dactylifera cultivar Barhee BC4 unplaced genomic scaffold, palm_55x_up_171113_PBpolish2nd_filt_p 000638F, whole genome shotgun sequence DNA includes these proteins:
- the LOC103696513 gene encoding nuclear transcription factor Y subunit C-4-like → MVQSAQPSQPLMGLVTCTAQTAYAAPYQSAAMVPGAPAVIGAISPGMQLTSTFPTNPHQLAYQQIQQLHQQQQLQQHPQLQAFWAMQMADIEETNDFKNHSLPLSRIKKIMKSDGDVKMISAEAPMIFAKACEMFILELTLRSWNHTEENKRRTLQKNDVAAAISQTDIFDFFVDVIPRNELKEEGSRIASAALPVICAQADYHVPPQHQVTGTEMILGKPVDQTSTAAM, encoded by the coding sequence ATGGTACAGTCCGCACAGCCGTCTCAGCCTCTGATGGGACTTGTAACATGCACTGCCCAAACAGCCTACGCTGCTCCTTACCAATCTGCTGCAATGGTTCCGGGAGCTCCAGCAGTGATCGGAGCCATATCACCTGGCATGCAACTGACATCAACATTCCCCACCAACCCGCACCAGCTCGCATATCAGCAAATCCAACAGCTgcatcagcagcagcagctgcAACAACATCCGCAGCTCCAGGCCTTCTGGGCCATGCAGATGGCAGACATAGAAGAAACCAATGACTTCAAGAACCACAGCCTGCCTCTCTCTAGGATAAAGAAAATCATGAAATCTGATGGAGATGTCAAGATGATCTCAGCTGAGGCTCCTATGATATTTGCAAAGGCGTGTGAGATGTTCATACTGGAGCTGACACTGAGATCATGGAATCATACTGAGGAGAATAAAAGAAGAACACTTCAAAAGAATGATGTAGCTGCCGCTATATCCCAGACTGACATATTTGACTTCTTTGTTGATGTCATTCCCAGGAATGAATTAAAGGAAGAAGGCTCCAGGATTGCAAGTGCTGCTTTGCCAGTGATATGTGCTCAGGCCGACTATCATGTACCACCACAGCATCAAGTAACAGGCACAGAGATGATCTTGGGGAAGCCTGTTGATCAAACATCCACAGCTGCAATGTAG
- the LOC103713167 gene encoding probable potassium transporter 11, with product MASEMTNEETNKGNMWDLDQNLDQPMDEEAGRLKNMYREKKFSSVLVLRLAFQSLGVVFGDLGTSPLYVFYNTFPKGVEDPEDVIGALSLIIYSLTLIPLLKYVFVVLRANDNGQGGTFALYSLLCRHANINTIPNQHRTDEELTTYSRKTYDENSLAAKIKRWLETHSYKKNALLILVLIGTCMAIGDGILTPAISVLSASGGIKVDHPNMSNDVVILVAVVILVGLFSMQHYGTDKVGWLFAPIVLLWFLLIGAIGALNIWKYDSSVLKAYNPIYTYRYFRRGKLHNWTSLGGILLSITGTEALFADLCHFPVLAVQIAFTLIVFPCLLLAYTGQAAYIVSNKGHVFDAFYRSIPDSIYWPAFIIATAAAIVASQATISATFSIIKQALALGCFPRVKVVHTSKKFLGQIYIPDINWVLMVLCIAVTAGFKNQSQIGNAYGTAVVIVMLVTTFLMVPIMLLVWRSHWILIVIFTGLSLLVELPYFSAVLFKIDQGGWVPLVIAAVFLLIMYIWHYGTVKRYEFEMHSKVSMAWILGLGPSLGLVRVPGIGFVYTELASGVPRIFSHFITNLPAIHSVVVFVCVKYLPVYTVPVEERFLVKRIGPKNFHMFRCIARYGYKDLHKKDDDFEKMLFDSLSLFVRLESMMEGYSDSDEYSLCGQRTEKYSDFLLTENGNGNRVSSNVELTYSPSNDSIVPAQSPLHGNGLVSSSGQTIQTVGDELDFLNRCKDAGVVHILGNTIVRARRDSGIIKRIAVDYIYAFLRRICRENSVIFNIPHESLLNVGQIFYV from the exons ATGGCATCGGAGATGACAAACGAGGAGACAAATAAAGGGAACATGTGGGATTTGGATCAGAACCTCGACCAGCCCATGGATGAAGAGGCTGGCAGGCTTAAAAATATGTACAGAGAAAAG AAATTCTCATCAGTTTTAGTTTTACGGCTTGCATTTCAGAGCCTTGGTGTGGTATTTGGAGACCTGGGCACATCACCGCTGTATGTTTTTTACAATACATTTCCTAAAGGGGTGGAAGATCCAGAGGATGTTATTGGAGCACTTTCTTTGATCATATACTCCCTTACTCTCATCCCACTCCTTAAATATGTTTTTGTAGTGTTGAGGGCCAATGACAATGGTCAAG GTGGTACATTTGCTCTTTATTCACTGCTTTGCCGCCATGCAAATATAAATACTATTCCCAACCAACATAGAACAGATGAAGAATTAACAACATACAGTCGTAAGACTTATGATGAGAATTCGCTAGCCGCGAAAATCAAGAGATGGTTAGAGACACATTCTTATAAAAAGAATGCTCTTCTCATTCTTGTTCTTATTGGTACTTGTATGGCAATTGGAGATGGGATTCTTACTCCAGCTATATCAG TTCTTTCAGCATCAGGTGGAATAAAGGTTGACCATCCCAACATGAGTAATG ATGTGGTTATACTTGTTGCTGTGGTCATATTAGTTGGTTTATTTAGCATGCAACACTATGGTACAGACAAAGTTGGATGGCTTTTTGCTCCCATCGTTCTCCTCTGGTTTTTATTGATTGGTGCTATTGGTGCTCTAAACATATGGAAATATGATAGTTCTGTTCTCAAGGCTTACAATCCAATTTATACATATCGGTATTTTAGAAGAGGGAAACTTCATAATTGGACCTCTCTTGGAGGAATTCTTCTTAGTATCACAG GGACAGAAGCATTATTTGCTGATCTGTGTCACTTTCCTGTCCTAGCTGTTCAG ATTGCTTTCACCCTCATTGTGTTCCCTTGTCTTCTTCTGGCATACACCGGACAAGCTGCTTATATAGTTAGCAATAAAGGGCATGTGTTTGATGCTTTTTATCGTTCTATTCCAG atagtATATACTGGCCAGCTTTTATCATTGCAACAGCAGCAGCAATTGTTGCGAGTCAAGCCACCATATCTGCAACATTTTCAATAATcaaacaagcacttgcacttgGTTGTTTTCCAAGGGTCAAAGTTGTTCATACATCAAAAAAGTTCCTCGGTCAGATATATATACCAGATATTAATTGGGTCCTTATGGTTCTTTGCATAGCTGTCACAGCTGGATTCAAAAATCAAAGTCAGATTGGAAATGCATATG GAACTGCTGTGGTGATAGTTATGCTGGTGACAACATTTCTTATGGTCCCTATAATGCTGTTGGTATGGCGGAGCCACTGGATCCTTATTGTCATCTTCACCGGTCTTTCCTTGCTGGTGGAACTCCCATACTTCTCTGCAGTGCTCTTCAAGATAGACCAAGGTGGTTGGGTTCCACTTGTCATCGCTGCTGTCTTCCTCCTCATCATGTATATATGGCACTATGGAACTGTGAAGCGGTATGAGTTTGAGATGCACAGTAAGGTCTCAATGGCCTGGATCTTGGGCCTTGGCCCCAGCCTTGGCCTGGTTCGGGTCCCTGGCATAGGCTTCGTGTACACAGAGCTGGCAAGCGGCGTTCCTCGCATCTTCTCCCACTTCATTACCAACCTCCCTGCCATCCACTCTGTTGTCGTCTTCGTCTGTGTCAAATACCTCCCAGTCTACACAGTACCTGTGGAAGAACGGTTTCTTGTAAAAAGGATTGGTCCGAAGAATTTCCACATGTTCCGCTGTATTGCAAGGTATGGATACAAAGATCTCCACAAGAAAGACGATGATTTTGAGAAGATGCTCTTTGAtagcctctctctttttgttcgtCTTGAAAGTATGATGGAAGGATACTCTGATTCTGACGAGTACAGCTTATGCGGGCAGCGGACCGAGAAATATAGTGATTTCCTTCTTACTGAGAATGGCAATGGCAACAGAGTCTCCTCTAATGTAGAGCTAACGTACTCACCATCGAATGATTCTATAGTACCTGCCCAATCCCCGCTCCATGGAAATGGTTTAGTGAGCTCATCAGGCCAGACAATCCAGACAGTTGGGGATGAATTGGATTTCTTGAACAGGTGCAAGGATGCTGGGGTGGTGCACATTCTTGGGAACACAATTGTGAGGGCTCGGAGGGATTCGGGAATTATTAAAAGGATAGCTGTTGATTACATTTATGCCTTCCTTCGGAGGATCTGCAGGGAAAACAGTGTGATCTTTAATATTCCCCATGAGAGCCTATTGAACGTGGGACAGATATTCTATGTATAA